From the Gymnogyps californianus isolate 813 chromosome 2, ASM1813914v2, whole genome shotgun sequence genome, one window contains:
- the CLDN12 gene encoding claudin-12 has protein sequence MGCRDVHAATVLAFLSGTASVAGLLAAVLLPNWRQMRLYTFNKNERNVTVYTGLWIKCARFDGSRDCVIYDPQWYTAVDQLDLRVLQFALPLSMLTAVSALFLCLIGMCNTAFVSTVPNIKLAKCLVNSAGCHLVAGLLFLLACAICLTPSVWVIFYNNYLNRKYEPVFSFDISVFIAIASAGGLFFTSVLLFLWYCACKNLPSPFWQPLYSHAPSMHSYASQPYSARSRLSAIEIDIPVVTHAS, from the coding sequence ATGGGCTGCCGGGATGTTCATGCAGCAACAGTACTGGCCTTCCTCAGTGGAACAGCCTCAGTAGCTGGACTCCTTGCAGCAGTTCTGCTTCCAAACTGGAGGCAAATGAGACTGTACACGTTCAACAAGAATGAGAGGAATGTGACCGTTTACACTGGACTCTGGATTAAGTGCGCTCGCTTTGATGGGAGCAGAGACTGTGTGATATATGACCCACAGTGGTACACTGCTGTCGATCAACTGGATTTGCGTGTTCTTCAGTTTGCCCTGCCACTGAGTATGTTAACTGCTGTCTcagctctgtttctctgcttgATTGGCATGTGTAACACAGCCTTTGTATCGACCGTGCCAAACATCAAATTGGCCAAATGCCTTGTAAACAGTGCGGGCTGCCATCTCGTGGCTGGCCTCTTGTTCCTGCTTGCGTGTGCCATTTGTCTCACTCCGTCAGTCTGGGTCATTTTTTATAACAATTAtctgaacagaaaatatgaGCCTGTCTTTAGCTTTGACATCTCTGTATTTATTGCCATCGCCAGTGCTGGCGGtctgtttttcacttctgttctgctgtttctgtggtaCTGTGCGTGTAAAAACCTACCTTCTCCTTTCTGGCAGCCCCTCTATTCCCATGCCCCTAGCATGCACAGCTATGCCTCTCAGCCATATTCGGCACGCTCTCGCCTCTCTGCCATAGAAATTGACATTCCTGTTGTGACACATGCATCTTAA